In a single window of the Chitinophagales bacterium genome:
- a CDS encoding helix-turn-helix transcriptional regulator — translation MKTYSFDEVKDRYLGKRGTKKREIYEYELRMDLIGEAIKNARKERNLTQEQLGKMVGVQKAQISKIENHLTDARFDTILKVFKALNAKINFQVELLNQNMKLT, via the coding sequence ATGAAAACATACAGTTTTGATGAAGTGAAAGATCGATACCTCGGAAAAAGAGGGACTAAAAAACGTGAAATATATGAATACGAGCTGAGAATGGATTTGATTGGTGAAGCCATAAAAAATGCTCGTAAAGAAAGAAATCTGACCCAGGAACAATTGGGGAAGATGGTCGGTGTTCAAAAAGCTCAAATATCCAAAATAGAGAACCACTTAACTGATGCTCGTTTTGATACAATCTTGAAAGTATTTAAAGCATTAAATGCCAAAATCAACTTTCAGGTAGAATTATTGAACCAAAACATGAAGTTGACATAA
- a CDS encoding type II toxin-antitoxin system RelE/ParE family toxin, translated as MTEKFKVEFSEEVLIFLDKLEEKARDKILFNIDKSKVKDDSKLFKKLTSEIWEFRTLYNKKQYRLFAFWDKTDKQITIVVATHGIVKKTQKTPKKEIEKATQIMLEYFKNK; from the coding sequence ATGACAGAAAAATTCAAGGTTGAGTTTTCTGAAGAAGTGTTGATTTTTCTTGATAAACTGGAAGAAAAAGCAAGGGATAAAATTCTTTTCAATATTGATAAATCTAAGGTCAAGGACGACAGTAAACTTTTCAAAAAACTAACCAGTGAGATTTGGGAATTTCGAACGCTGTACAATAAAAAACAATACAGATTATTTGCTTTTTGGGACAAGACTGACAAACAAATAACAATTGTAGTTGCGACTCACGGGATAGTTAAGAAAACCCAGAAAACTCCAAAAAAGGAAATAGAAAAAGCCACTCAAATAATGCTTGAATATTTTAAAAATAAATAG